GACGTGGTAGGGGTTCATGATGTCGATCTCCACGAAAGACCGCACCAGCAGCAACATCGTGATGCCAAAGAGGACCGAGGACTGGATATCGTGATCCTCCGTGAGGAGGCGCTTGATGTGACCGAGAACGGTGGTCAGCAGGATGCCCGAGAGCAAAACGAGCCCGATAACGCCTGTTTCGACGATTGCCTCGATGTAGGTGTTGTGGAAATGGAACCCCGAGCGCGTCGAAATGTAGAACTCTTCCCAGAGGCGCTCAGCCTCCGAGAAGCCCTGAACCCAATAGGCCTGATAGCCCACACCCACCATTGGCGAGGCCATGGCCGCCTCAATACCCTGCTGCCACAGATAGGTGCGCCCAGTCAGCGTCGAATCCTTGCCGAAAAGGCCAAGCACCAGATCGACGCCGCCGCCATAGACGCCGGCGACTGCGACCAGCGCACCGCAGATGACGGCGGCCAGGAACAGCCCCTTTCGGTGGCCGGGAGAGAGCATTCCGACGACGCGCATGCCAAGCCACAGCCCGATGATCACCGCCGTGGTCAATACGGAAGTGGCCGATTGCGACGCCAGCAGCGAATAGGCCGCAAGCAGCCCGACCGCGCCGGACGCCAGCAGCCAGGTACGTCGCTCGCCTAATGCCACAGGCGCAATGAAGGCGAAATAGATGCCCAGCGAAGCGTAGAAACCGAGCTGGTTTTTCGACGAGAAAGCGCCGACGAAGCTGTAGGTGCCGTCAAGCGGATCGAGATGGTAGACGCCGAAAAGCAGGGAATAGACAAGCACGATCCCGATCCCTGCGATCGCACCGCGCGTCAGCGTTCTGATGTCGATCAGACGCATGGCGATCAGCGCGCACACCACATGCGACAGATACTGGATGCCTGTGCGTGCCGTCATCGAAGGCGCCTCCGACCAGAAGACTGACAGGCAGGAAAAGACTGCAAAGCCCAGGATCCAAAGACGCCTGCCGTAGTTGCCGAGCACGCGACGGTAGTCGACAAGGACGAGGGGCAGCCAAAGGGCGTAATAGAGCAGGATCGATGCCTGCCCGAAACGCGAGGAATAGGCAAAGACGAAGAACGACAGCGCGATCGCAACGGTGCCATAGGAACCATTGCTGTCAGGCGATATCAAGCTCGACTTCGCAATCCTCACGGTCGGTCCTACTGTGTCGCGAGGTTCGCTTGAACCTTGATCACGTCACCCGGCAACACTGGCGTGTTTTCGTCGGCAGCGATCTCGGCCGGCTTGCCGTCACGCTCGCGGATGATCGAATAGGCGATGACGGCATCTTTCGTATTGTCCTTCGACTGAGCCGCTTCTGCCGATTGCAGCAGGGCTTCCGCCATGAGGTCGCGGCTGGTGCCGAGCTTGATCTGCAGCGTGTCGAGTTCTGCCTCGGTGTTCTGGAGATCCTGCGCCAATTGCGCGTCCCAATCGTTGCGAAGGTTGGTCTCGTCCTGCGCCGCCTTGCTGACATCCTGCTTTGCCTTCAGCGAAGCCGTGTCGATGTCGAGCAAAGCAGACTGCAGCTCGGCCACCCGTTGTTCCAGCGACAACTTGCGCTGGCTGAGCGCCAGCCCCTTTTCGGCCAGGCTCTCCACCTTCTCGCGATCTTCAGCAGCCAGCTCCATCTGACGCTTCTGCGTATCCGACTTCTTTGCCAGCGACTGGATTTCGCTTTCCAGCAATGCCTTCAAGTCGGCGAGCGACTTCAATTGCAGCTTCTGCTTCCTGTCGCGGGAGTTCATCAAAGCCGTCTCGTTTGCAAGAAGCTTGTCGATACCCGGTACGCCCTGCAGGTCCTTCGGCAACTCGATGCCCTGCTTGTCCGCAATCTCGGCCTGAAGCCT
The nucleotide sequence above comes from Ensifer adhaerens. Encoded proteins:
- a CDS encoding polysaccharide biosynthesis/export family protein; translated protein: MKKHAPSGKSRISRKVSRFLHHTVLVAAVVLGAAQAGAEDYQLGTMDKLKIRVAEWQTAEGAVRDWSVVTGEYTVGPSGAVSLPFIGDLPAAGKTTTEVGEAIGEKMQTLFGLRDRPSASVELAQYRPLYLSGEVEKPGEYPFAPNLTVLKAISLGGGLRRSDSGQRFARDYINAHGDSSVQSAERNRLLIRRARLQAEIADKQGIELPKDLQGVPGIDKLLANETALMNSRDRKQKLQLKSLADLKALLESEIQSLAKKSDTQKRQMELAAEDREKVESLAEKGLALSQRKLSLEQRVAELQSALLDIDTASLKAKQDVSKAAQDETNLRNDWDAQLAQDLQNTEAELDTLQIKLGTSRDLMAEALLQSAEAAQSKDNTKDAVIAYSIIRERDGKPAEIAADENTPVLPGDVIKVQANLATQ
- a CDS encoding O-antigen ligase family protein; translation: MRIAKSSLISPDSNGSYGTVAIALSFFVFAYSSRFGQASILLYYALWLPLVLVDYRRVLGNYGRRLWILGFAVFSCLSVFWSEAPSMTARTGIQYLSHVVCALIAMRLIDIRTLTRGAIAGIGIVLVYSLLFGVYHLDPLDGTYSFVGAFSSKNQLGFYASLGIYFAFIAPVALGERRTWLLASGAVGLLAAYSLLASQSATSVLTTAVIIGLWLGMRVVGMLSPGHRKGLFLAAVICGALVAVAGVYGGGVDLVLGLFGKDSTLTGRTYLWQQGIEAAMASPMVGVGYQAYWVQGFSEAERLWEEFYISTRSGFHFHNTYIEAIVETGVIGLVLLSGILLTTVLGHIKRLLTEDHDIQSSVLFGITMLLLVRSFVEIDIMNPYHVGSFLLYFAAGKLTLPQIRPNARSAEIQRARIVPQGGAQLRY